The genomic interval CGCTGAACGATGCGCTGATCGCCGAAGTGAGCGCGGCGCTCGACGCGTTTGAAGCGGACGCCGCGATCGGCTGCATCGTCATCACCGGTTCGGAAAAAGCTTTCGCCGCCGGCGCCGACATCAAGCAGATGTCCGAAAGCCAGTTCGCCGATCTCTACGCGCGCGATCCTTTCGCCAATCTCGAACGCGTGCAACGCACACGGAAGCCGCTGATCGCAGCGGTCGCAGGCTATGCGCTCGGCGGCGGCTGCGAGCTTGCGATGATGTGCGATTTCATCATCGCTGCGGGCAATGCGAAATTCGGCCAGCCTGAAGTCACACTTGGCGTCATGCCCGCATGGGGTGGTTCGCAACGGCTGACGCGCAGCGTCGGCAAAGCCAAGGCGATGGATCTCTGCCTCACCGGCCGCATGATGGATGCAGCGGAAGCCGAGCGTTGCGGTTTGGTTGCGCGCGTCGTCGCGGCCGACAAGCTGATGGAGGAAACGCTCACTGCGGCGAAGAAGATCGCGTCGATGGGTCAGCTCTCAACCATCGCCAACAAGGAAGCGATCAACGCCGCATTCGAAACGCCCTTGAACGAAGGGCTCCGGCTCGAGCGGCGCTTGTTCTATTCGCTGTTTGCGACCGAGGATCAAAAGGAGGGCATGGCCGCCTTCATTGCAAAGCGGCCCCCCGATTTTAAGCACCGTTGAGGGTTTGACGGGCGCGCTTGCCAAGGCTATACGCCGCCGCTTCATCGCAGAAACTCACATCTGGAATCGCAAGTCTCATGGCGAATACGAAGTCCGCAAAGAAGGCCAATCGCGTCATCGGCCGCCGCATGGCGGTCAACAAGGCGCGCCGCACCGGAATGCGTTCGACGTGGCGCGGTGTTGA from Terricaulis silvestris carries:
- a CDS encoding enoyl-CoA hydratase is translated as MAYENILVETDGGVGVIRLNRPKALNALNDALIAEVSAALDAFEADAAIGCIVITGSEKAFAAGADIKQMSESQFADLYARDPFANLERVQRTRKPLIAAVAGYALGGGCELAMMCDFIIAAGNAKFGQPEVTLGVMPAWGGSQRLTRSVGKAKAMDLCLTGRMMDAAEAERCGLVARVVAADKLMEETLTAAKKIASMGQLSTIANKEAINAAFETPLNEGLRLERRLFYSLFATEDQKEGMAAFIAKRPPDFKHR